One Sporolituus thermophilus DSM 23256 genomic region harbors:
- a CDS encoding type III pantothenate kinase: MLLVFDVGNTNIVLGVYDGDKLVVNWRVSTDRQKTSDEYGMLIHNLFSFRGLDMKQIQAIVISSVVPPVMAPLTRMAQRYFGLEPLVVGPGIKTGIAIKYENPREVGADRIVNAIAAYAKYGGPSIIVDFGTATTFCAIAENGDYLGGAIAPGIGISTEALFQRAAKLPRIELLKPKTVICRNTVTSMQSGIIYGFVGQVDEIVRRMKEELGGDARVIATGGLAGLIAQESRTIDVVEPLLTLEGLRIIYERNRA; the protein is encoded by the coding sequence ATGCTGTTGGTTTTTGACGTCGGCAACACCAATATTGTGCTTGGGGTATATGACGGCGATAAGCTGGTGGTGAACTGGCGGGTGTCTACCGACCGGCAAAAAACGTCGGACGAGTACGGCATGCTCATTCACAACCTGTTCAGCTTCCGGGGCCTTGACATGAAGCAAATTCAGGCCATTGTCATTTCTTCGGTAGTACCACCGGTTATGGCACCGCTAACCCGTATGGCACAGCGCTATTTCGGCCTTGAACCGTTGGTGGTTGGTCCCGGTATCAAGACAGGGATTGCCATTAAGTATGAAAACCCGCGGGAAGTGGGTGCTGACCGTATTGTCAATGCCATTGCCGCGTACGCCAAGTACGGCGGGCCATCGATTATTGTTGATTTTGGTACGGCCACCACTTTCTGCGCTATTGCGGAAAACGGCGACTACTTAGGCGGCGCCATTGCCCCCGGTATTGGCATTTCGACCGAGGCGCTGTTCCAGCGGGCGGCAAAATTGCCGCGGATCGAACTGCTAAAACCGAAAACGGTCATTTGCCGCAACACGGTTACCAGTATGCAGTCTGGTATTATTTACGGCTTCGTCGGGCAGGTGGACGAAATCGTCCGCCGCATGAAAGAAGAGTTGGGTGGTGATGCGCGGGTAATCGCCACTGGCGGGCTGGCCGGTCTCATCGCTCAGGAATCGCGTACCATTGATGTAGTCGAGCCGCTCCTCACTTTAGAGGGATTACGGATC
- a CDS encoding biotin transporter BioY, which yields MPIRNMVLTGLFAALLAVGSQVSIPLGPVPHTLQVFFVMLAGVILGSRWAPASVAVWILLGCFGLPVFAQGKAGVAVLAGPTGGFLVGFMVCAYLVGLLTERTQLSVWRAAGAMLAGLVTAYALGLMGFMASFKYFLHKPMTWDKAISLAVLPFIPFDVIKSVMAAYIGVKVRRALLRAGYID from the coding sequence ATGCCAATTCGTAACATGGTTTTAACCGGTTTATTCGCCGCTCTGTTAGCGGTAGGATCCCAGGTCTCGATACCGCTCGGCCCGGTGCCGCATACGCTGCAAGTCTTCTTTGTCATGCTGGCCGGGGTCATTCTCGGTAGCCGCTGGGCTCCTGCTAGCGTGGCCGTATGGATTTTGCTCGGCTGTTTCGGGCTGCCCGTGTTTGCCCAGGGCAAGGCCGGGGTGGCCGTGCTGGCCGGTCCTACGGGCGGTTTTTTAGTGGGATTTATGGTGTGCGCTTATTTGGTTGGGCTGTTGACTGAGCGGACCCAGCTGTCGGTCTGGCGCGCCGCCGGCGCGATGCTGGCTGGTCTGGTGACGGCTTACGCCCTTGGCCTTATGGGGTTCATGGCCAGCTTTAAATATTTTTTACATAAGCCGATGACGTGGGACAAAGCGATTAGCCTGGCTGTGTTGCCCTTCATCCCCTTTGACGTCATCAAAAGTGTGATGGCAGCTTATATTGGGGTAAAAGTGCGCCGGGCGCTGCTGCGGGCCGGCTATATAGACTGA